The DNA region CAAGGGAGCCGTCCATCCACCATCCATACACCTGCTCATCTGGGGCCAGGGAGGGTGggagctcctttttttttttttaattattttttaacgtttatttatttttgagacagagagagacagagcatgaacgggggagggtcagagagagagggagacccagaatcccaagcaggctccaggctccaagctgtcagcacagagcccgacgcagggctcgaactcacggaccgtgagatcatgacctgagccgaagtcggacgctcaaccgaccgagccacccaggctcccctgggagCTCCTTTTAATGCCCCCCCAGGGAGCCGTGTGGCCCGCACCAGTGTTTCCCAAAATGTTTTCCCTTAAGACCCCGTGCATCAAAATCACCAGATCAGAGCCTCTGAAGAAGGGGCCTGGGGATCGTCAACGTGCACAAACAGCCGGGGGGAGTCCCGCGTACCCCCACGGTGGAGATCCCAGCAGCATGCGCGGGGACTGGAGTCCCACTCTGCTGTCACTAGCTCCGGGGACCTTACCCAGGTCCCTTCGCTGTAATATGGGGATGGTCCTAGGACCTGCCACCCAAGATGGCCCTGAGGGAACCGGGGCAAGACATCACCCGGCACCCCGGCAAGAAGGCTCCCAGACTCGGGAATCTTGTTCTCCCAGGAGCCAGCCCTCCTCCCTGGCTTGAAGACGGGGAGTGGACTTCCTGGACCTGCCCCCGTTTCGACCTTGACCTTCCATGATTACTAGCTGGGCCACATGGACCGTCTGTCCCCGAGTGCAGCTGCGTGGAGGGAGCACCTCCGTGGCTCTGTGGGCgactgccccttccccgccctccacccctccacacCCACACGGCCCTCTGCACCCTGGGGTCCGGTCACCGGCCATCGAGGCCACTGAGGCCAGGGGACCACTCTTGCAAGCAGAAATCCGTTTCTCTTGCTTCCAAAGAGGTTGATGGTTGGGGGCTGGATTCTGCACTTAAGAGTGTGACATGTCCCAGCAGTGGGCACCGGGCCGGTCTGCCGGCTGACAAGACAAGTGCCAGTGGACGTTTCCAGGAAAGGCCCGTCTCCCAGCATCGCCTCGCGATGAGCCGGCACCGAGGGTAGGGAGCATCCGTCCCTGTGGAGGATGCACAGCAGGCCTCAGCCTGGACGGGGCAAGTTCATGCAGCTTCTCCTTGAAAAGCAAAACTTCCctggggggtgcctggagggGGTCCATcgggtgagcatccgactcttggtttcggctcaggtcatgatctcacgatggatcgagcccggcgtggggctctgtgctgtgcgtggagcctgctagggattccctctctctccctctctctctgcctctcccctgctctctctctctctctctcaaaaataaataaacagtaaaaaaaaaaaaaaaattcctggaggCAGAGTGGGGAAATTAATATCCAAGGCACATGAGgtctttgatgtttttcttaGCCAGTTGTTTCAAATTAAAAGGAGCGTTTTAAAAGGTCTTtgatcggggcgcctggtggctcagtcggttgagcgtccaacttcagctcaggtcatgatctcatggttcgtgagttcgagccccgcgttgggctctgtgctgacagctcagagcctggagctgcttgggattctgggtctccctctctctctgcccctcattccaccccccccccccgtcaaaaataaataaacttaaaaaaaaaattaaaagttctttGATCTAGGGATGGAAGCAGATTACTGCTCGctagagactgggggaggggagggaggggaggggaggggagggaggggaggggaggggagggatggtgaCCACTCGTGAGGTTCAGTTCAGGGAGTGAAGGCATTCCCGACCCTGCAATCAAGGTGCAGGCTTTACAACACTGAAGAGCCCAGAGACCACTGGATTGtccacttgaaaatggttaattttatgtcacgTAAATTTGGCCTTcgttttaaaagcaaaaggaaaatctCAAGTTCTTTGAAGCTATTCTAAGGCGTGAGTGGTGCGGCTCGGAGTTGGAGGTCAAGTCTGCAAATACGTGCTGAGGGCTCACAAGGCAGAAGGCTGTGCGGACGCCCCCGTGTGGCCGGGCCCCGACgccccctcctgctcctccctcctgTCCGCCTGCGGTGCTCCCTTCTCCTGCGCGCCCTGGTCCTGCCGAGCCGGCCTCACCGACCTGttcccctcctccttcagggAGGCTGCCCCAAAGCGCAAAGCTGTCCGGGGACGCCCCCACCTCCGCCCCGAGGTCAGAGACTCTCCAGCCCATCCCTGGCTCTCCGCAAGCTCCAAACTCTTCAGTGGGGCCCTGGGGGGCTGCAGATTCACACCCTCGTCTCCTGTCTGCACCTGGTCCACACTCCACTCCACGCACACGTGCCCACGGGATTCATCCCCATCCCCAGGGGCTCATCCTCGGCCACCCgtccccctttccccacttggTGGAGCAAGTTGTCCGTCTCGTTTCTGCCTCGGCCGCCCTGTGTGTCCCCACCCCTCATGGAGCCTTGCCTATGGGACTAGCCATGCTCCTGTCCACCAGCCAGGGGCCACGGAACACCGCTTGCTGAACAGACCACCCAGTGATCGCTCCCTGGCTCGCACAGCAGCGCTGGGGCCGCAGAAGAGGATGCCGGAGGCCAGTGACGGGGCCAGAGTGAGCTGCACCCACCTCCAACTGCTCGTGGATCCAGTCCAGGAAGGAGGTGATGCGCGTGTAGACGCCGGGCTTGTTCACGTCGGCACAGCCGATGCCAAAGCTTGTCGCTCCCACCAACTTCCACACCCTCCTCTCCTGACACACCAGCGGTCCCCCGCTGTCTCCCTACGTGGCGAGGAGAGAGGCACTGCCGTGCGTGTCCCTTGTCTCAGCACCACGATCCCCCCCTTTGTAGCTCAAACTCGGTTCCACGACGGCTCCACGTTACTCCCCCAGCCTCCAAGAGGGGTTGTTGGCACTCCCAGCACTGGGGTCCTGGGTCCCCCGAGGACGGTCTCCCCCCGCTGTCTCCCCGCCAGATTCTGGACGCGCCGAACCGTGAAGGTCAAGGCAGCTCAGAGGGAGGGTCTGCCTGGCGGGGGCTGGGCTCAGGCAGTGATGGAGTCTCACCTCATGGGTGAGGCTCAGATCCAGGGTTCCCACCTgccgcccctgccccccgccccccccaaaccCTGAGAGCCAGGGCTGGGGCGAGGAGCGCCCTGGAGACCCCTTCCACTGCCAGCACCCAGCCAGAGCGGGAGCGGTGGGTACACTGGGCCGGCAGCCAGGAAAGGGAGGGATATCTTGAGCAAACTTCTTCCCCACGCCCTGTATATTTGCTTTTCAGTCACGGGGAAGTGCTGGCGGTGGCCTGTCCCACAGGCCGGGTCACCGTTCCAGAGCCTCACCCGCGGCTGTGGCCCCCGGAGGTGACCAAGGGCCCCCACCTGGCAGCTGTCCACACCGCCCTTCAGGTAGCCGGCGCAGAGCATGGAGGGGGAGACGATGCCTCCGTACACATCTCTGTGGTTGCAGATCTTGTTGGAGAGTAAAGGCACGGCTGCGTGGTTGAGGACCGGGGACGCATCGCCTGTGGCAGAGCAAGAATTCAGAGGGCACGCACCGGGACGGGTGAGGGGCAGGCCACCACACTCCGGGGGCAGAGGAGGCGGCTCCTGGAGGTGGACGGATGGCTCGTGGCTGTGGCGAGCTCCCTGATGCGTGGGCCCCGCGGCCCCGTCGATGCGCATCAGGAGGAGGGGGGACGGCAGTAGCCGGCGTGGAcctccccagggcccccctcGGGCTGAGCACTCGACCCACACCAGCCCGTTCAGTCCTCAGAGCTGTCTGGGCTgcagaagggaaactgaggcccatgaAGGTCACACACACAGTTTGTGGGCAGAACCCGGGTGCGGTCAGCAGAAAAGTGTCCTCCCAAAGACGCCGGCGTCCCCACCCCGGGGGCCTGTGTTCGTGTCACCCTCCATGGCAAAAGGGCCTTGAGATGGGGGCGTGATCCTGGGTGGCCTGGGGGGACCTCCAAATGTCACCATGAGCGTCCTTAAAAGggtcagagaggaagacacgATGGTGTGGAGCAGAGGTCAGACAGGAGGGACACTGGATGGGGCTCTGCCAGCGgctgggagggtggaggaggggccacGAGCCAGAAAGTGCAGGCGGTCCCGGATCCTGGAAAAGGCCAGAAAACGCACTCTCCTTCAGAGCCTCCAGGAGGGACCAGCCCTTCCGACGCACTGATTCCAGCCCACGGAGACGGATCTGGGACTCCCGACCTCTCGAACTGTCAGATAACACGTTTCGTGGGTCTAAAGCCACTAAGGGTGGGCTTGCTGCTGCGGCAAAGGGAAATGGTACATCTGGATTAGCCCCACCACCGACCCGAAGGGATCGACACCCTGTAACTTAACCCGTTTGTAAAGCAGCTATCCTTACGCTTTATAGGCTTAAAACAAGGCACACATCTCTATTCCCACGTCTCTGGCACGCATCAGCAGGTGGTGTGGGGGGCGTGCTCCTCCAACCCACATGCTGAGTTTCTCTGAGTGTGAATTATACCCTGTTTTCTGCACGGGCTTCCCCGATCCACCCACACAGCCGCTTGTATGGGGACCACTGGCCGCAGGTTGGACTGAGAACGGTTCCTCTCCCTACTCGCCCCACAGGATCCAGCGAAGTCAGAATATAATCTGCCACGTCAAGTCACGAGGGACGACATGAACAGGGCTGCGGGGGGAGCGTGAACGCGGCAGACCTCCCGCCACCTGGCCGTGGGAGCCCAGGCAAGGTGCTCGGCGCCCCCTCAGCCCCAGTCCCCTGGCCCTCAAGACGACCACAAAAAGAATTCCCCGCCGAGGGGCTGCTGTGAGAAGCAGGCAGTGTCTCACGGAGACATCCGGCTCGGCACCTGGTACGTGGTGAAACGGAGCTCAGCGTGTGTGCGGAAGAAGCTTCTAGTATGGGCGAGAGGAAGCAGCCAGCCACACGGGTGGGACCCTGCACGCGGTAGATCTGGGTACGCCCTGGGGTGCCTTGGACATTCGGGAGGGAGCGGACTCAACTAAAAAGCCTCGAGAGGGAAATCCTGAACTTCCTGTGTTGGGGTGAGctgcacccaccccccaaaaaacacgCTCACCCGCAACCCTAGAAGGTGCCCTTATTTGGAGTAGGGTCTTTGCTGATGTAGTTAAGGTAAGAATCTCAAAATGAGATCGCCCTGgatttaagggggggggggctttaagCCAAAGACTtatagagaaaggggagagatctGAGACACAGGGTAGGGGGGCACGTGAGGCTGGGACAGAGACTGGAGGGATGTGTCTACAAGTCATGGGAAGCCAAGGATGGCTGGAGTCATCGGAAGccggaggaggggctggggacaggtTCTTCACCCCCAGATCCTCCGGAAGGAACCGGCCCTGGGacactttgatctcagactttcgGCTCCAGAGCCGAGAGACAATGAGCCTCTGCTGTTAAAGATCCCCTGTTTATGGACCTTTGCTGCAACAGCCCCAAGAAACCCACGCTCTTCCTACCAGAGAGAAAGCAATTGGCGGAAAAACTCCACGGGTGGCGAGCACACGCGTGCCCCCCGAGGACGGATGGGGCGGGTTCCGACTGCATGCACGGTTCTTATTAAGATGACTACTTCTGTTAGGATTAGAGTGGTAGGGTTCCATTTGTCTGCTTTAATGAAATAACACATCTTTCAAAGTCCTCACCAGTTACGAACATCTGTCTTCTGAACAGACCTCGGGAGGGGTTCTCTAGGGGGTCCTTGTGTGCTCAGTtagcagggtggggaggaggaggaaggagacccCCCTGGTCATTCGGTAAAGGTCTCCCTGACAAGGGGTGGCCACGGTTCCCCTTTCCGATTTGTTCCTCTCCTGACAAAGTCTGCAATTTCACATCCCGAGACAAACGGAACCATGACTCTGACCCACAAGTGCTCTGCGGAGATCGTGTGTCCAGTGGTCGACCCGCACCCCCTGCCCGGGACGTGTGAGCCTCCGGGGGGGCTGTGCTGGGCGGGGGGGGACACTGCGCTGGGACACGGGAGGAGCGTGTGGCCGTGGGCGTCCACCCCAGCCTCGCGGCTCTGGGCTCCCTGGACTTAGAATCTCGAGTTCAGATGACTGACCTCCATCCTCTGTGGCCCCCCATCCTGACGTCCAGCACATTTTTCCATCAGGGAACTGTTCCTCGGAGTTGGGCAGACACACTGGCTGGATCATCTCTGTTCCAAGGGGAAACAACAACCTTGAACTCGACTGAAGCAGAAACAACAGCCTTGAACTTGACTGAAACACTAGTCCAAGAAAACGATCTCTCGGACGTCTGCCTCTCCGAGGGGCTCAAACCGGCTCCCAAAGGAAGGTCAAGCCCTGGGTCGTGTTGAAAGCTACCGGCTCAGAGCAGGGACTTCCCCAAGGCCAGAGCCGTAAACCTTTAAACACCCCTAAACCGTGGCACTGTGAGTGAGTCTGGACCAGGGGCTGGCAtattttctgtgaagggccacaTAGTAAATACCTGAGGCTTTGTGGCCCCGTGGTCTCTGTCATAACTGCTCCTGTCTGCCACAGGGGCGTGAAAGCAGCCACAAATGCACCTGGTCGTGTTCCACGGAAACTCCGTTTGCAAAAACAGGCAAAGGGCCAGATTTGGTCCCAGGGCCCCGGCTTGCCCGCTCCTGGTCTGGACCATGGGTACGTCGCCTTAGGAAACATCCCTCCATTAGTATTCCTGTCCCTCCCGACACATCTGGAGGCAAGAAGCTTGCCTGTCCCTGCCGGCCGTGTCACATAAGCCCTCCGCCAGAGGCAGGGTCATGGCTGCGTGAGGCTGTCAGGTGGATACATTCTGACACGCTCTGAGTTTTTCTGCACGGGACGGTGATGGGAAGGCAGAGAAATAATAAGGGTGCTCGTTAACTTTTATCAAGGTACAGGTGCGGGGgtgccgggtggggggggggctccgtcagttggacgtctgactcctgattggggctcaggtcgtgatcccacggttcatgagttcgagccccgagttgggcttgTGAACTCGCTGCTGATTCTTCCAGGTCAAACCTGCCACTGGCCTTGTGCCGGGATCCCGCTGCATAAGGGGCCCCGTTGACTGTACCTCCGCCCGCGCCCCAAGCtgctggggagggagaagggggcttTGATTGACTTAGCAGTGGGCTCCTAATCCTTCCTTCGCCTCTGCAAAGTGTTTGAGAGTTCTATCCTGGGTGGCTTTTCTGGTATTCTGGTAACTTCCGGAGGTCAGGACTTGCTGTCCCCCGTGGAGAAACGTGGCCTGCTGAGCTCAGCCTCTGGGTGGGAGAGAATGTTTCTGAGTCCCTCTGGGAGCTGCAGGTGCCAGTATCTTCCTGCTAGTTAAGAAATGGCGGCAGGGACGATCACGCTACAACTGCGGGCTGACCTGGGAAGTCCACGACTGACACACCGGGCAGAGGAGTGGCCCCGGCAGGGGACCTCACCACAAGCAGCTCCAGGACAGGGAACAGCTCTTTGTCCCCACGGGCCAGAGACCCCCTTCTGCCACCTGGAGGCACCAGGTGGCCTGGCCTGGGGAAGTCCCTTTCATCTCCAGGTACCACCAGCAGGAAGAAAAGTGGCACCAGCGGGAGCCCCAGTGGAACCAGACAAACCGAGCTGACCCAAGTAGAGCCATATAGTCTCTAAAATCCAACACCATCAGAAGCACAGCCCACAAATAGGAACGTCACACACAGTGAGCCTGAACAGGGTCACCACCTGCTAAACCCGAAGATGGCTAGGGACCCAGCGTCTCCTAACGCAACACCCCAGCGTCCGGGATGAATTGAAGGTGACTCATTGTACCAAGAACCGGGAAAGTCACAACTCCAGTGAGAAAAGATAATAAACTGAGGCCAGCAGCAAAATGAATCAACCCACCAGCGGGATCATCCCGCAAGATTTCAAAGCGGCTGCCATACAAATGCTTCAACGGACGATCACAGACAATCTTGGGGCGCAcaagaggaacagaaaaacagagagaccCGGACGTACCGTTGAAGGTGAGCGGCCCGGCCAGCTTCATGAGGGCAATGTCATTGCCCAGCCTCTTGGGCTTGTACTTGCTATGGTAGATGATCTTTTCCACCAGGTGGGAAGGGGCCGGACTGTCGAGCAGGGAAACCAGGCCCACCTGGATGGT from Panthera uncia isolate 11264 unplaced genomic scaffold, Puncia_PCG_1.0 HiC_scaffold_47, whole genome shotgun sequence includes:
- the LOC125918135 gene encoding transmembrane protease serine 3-like, with protein sequence SLTRASKIWRTVAAALKGSCETPAASERVGASLAPSEVLGRYVSSDALRVDLVEERLQGDFASINHLLPDDKVTALHHSVYVREECASGHVVALKCMACGLRMGYSSRIVGGNVSSLAQWPWQASLQFQGYHLCGGSVITPVWVVTAAHCVHDLYIPKSWTIQVGLVSLLDSPAPSHLVEKIIYHSKYKPKRLGNDIALMKLAGPLTFNEMIQPVCLPNSEEQFPDGKMCWTSGWGATEDGGDASPVLNHAAVPLLSNKICNHRDVYGGIVSPSMLCAGYLKGGVDSCQGDSGGPLVCQERRVWKLVGATSFGIGCADVNKPGVYTRITSFLDWIHEQLERDLKT